In Candidatus Hadarchaeales archaeon, one DNA window encodes the following:
- a CDS encoding prefoldin subunit beta, producing the protein MEELPPQLKHMVAQYQQAQQHAQALAAQRQQLELLLLETKKAVEELEKSPQDAAVYKGVGPLLIRANKEELKKELEEQRETLELRVKTLERQEERVTERLRELQQKLEEALKTRRTEA; encoded by the coding sequence ATGGAGGAACTCCCCCCGCAATTGAAACACATGGTAGCACAATACCAGCAGGCCCAGCAACATGCGCAAGCATTGGCTGCACAGAGACAGCAGTTGGAATTGCTATTGCTGGAGACCAAAAAGGCGGTAGAAGAATTGGAAAAGAGTCCCCAAGACGCGGCTGTTTATAAAGGTGTGGGACCCCTTCTGATTAGGGCCAACAAGGAAGAACTCAAAAAGGAACTCGAAGAGCAACGGGAAACCTTGGAGTTGAGGGTAAAAACTCTGGAACGACAAGAAGAAAGGGTAACGGAAAGACTGAGAGAGTTACAACAGAAATTGGAGGAGGCTCTTAAAACCAGAAGGACTGAAGCTTGA
- a CDS encoding DHH family phosphoesterase: MTPQRKVAELLLAQAKKGGRILFLSHQQADPDGVASAIVLSEVLESLGAKTEVVIPEGMNKLAQLLLEKYGREVSTSTSLEADLVVIVDASSFQHVGKMGEEIRGKPILLIDHHSEVEGMKEEVECSWVEEKITSSAEMVLLLLKEMGKPPSADQANLLLAGILTDTAGLKLACNSTLETVCELIKHGADYRKLLELLKLPEDRSKRIAMLKAAQRMELKAFNDYLVVFSELSAFEADAASALLRLGADLSFVGSEEKGEFRISGRATPEICETKGLHLGMLMQEVAKTFEGSGGGHAGAASATGKGNLGEVKKFILKRLQEILGS; encoded by the coding sequence TTGACTCCTCAGAGAAAGGTCGCAGAACTCCTGCTGGCCCAGGCAAAGAAAGGTGGGAGAATCCTCTTTCTCTCCCACCAACAGGCAGATCCGGATGGGGTAGCAAGCGCCATCGTTCTTTCAGAGGTTTTGGAATCCCTGGGAGCAAAGACGGAAGTGGTGATCCCTGAAGGTATGAACAAGCTTGCCCAGCTCTTGCTAGAAAAATATGGTAGGGAGGTGAGTACTTCAACCTCCCTCGAAGCTGACTTGGTGGTGATAGTCGATGCCTCCAGCTTCCAGCACGTTGGGAAAATGGGGGAGGAAATAAGGGGAAAACCTATCCTTCTAATAGACCACCATTCCGAGGTTGAGGGCATGAAGGAGGAAGTAGAATGCTCTTGGGTGGAGGAGAAAATCACCTCCTCTGCGGAGATGGTCCTGCTCCTCCTCAAGGAAATGGGAAAACCCCCTTCCGCTGATCAGGCCAATCTCCTCTTAGCGGGAATCCTCACCGACACTGCTGGACTGAAGTTGGCCTGTAACTCCACGCTGGAAACCGTTTGTGAGCTGATAAAACATGGTGCCGATTATAGGAAGCTGCTGGAGCTCCTGAAGTTACCGGAAGATAGATCCAAACGCATAGCCATGCTCAAAGCCGCACAAAGGATGGAACTCAAGGCCTTCAACGATTATTTGGTGGTTTTTTCTGAACTCAGCGCTTTCGAGGCAGATGCGGCCTCCGCCCTCCTCAGACTGGGAGCAGATCTCAGCTTCGTGGGTTCGGAGGAAAAGGGGGAATTCAGAATTTCTGGGAGGGCTACGCCAGAGATCTGCGAGACCAAGGGACTTCATTTGGGTATGCTCATGCAAGAGGTGGCAAAAACTTTTGAGGGTTCTGGAGGGGGACATGCAGGAGCTGCCAGCGCTACGGGAAAAGGAAATCTTGGGGAAGTCAAGAAATTCATTCTGAAACGTTTGCAGGAAATCTTGGGATCTTAG
- a CDS encoding branched-chain amino acid transaminase: MSINPTKFIWMDGELVPWEEAKVHLLTHTLHYGYGVFEGIRCYRTSRGPAIFRLKDHMERLRRSAEIVGMKLPYSVEELIEAAKLVVRENGLEECYIRPIAYCGYGVMGLSPRGAPVRVAIAAWRWGTYLGEEGLKNGVRVKISPYRRIHPSILPPHAKLVANYANSILAKLDALDNGYDEALMLNLSGNISEGPGENIFIVERGVLITPPISECALPGITRDSVLQLAMREGIPAKEEPISLERLYKADEAFFTGTAAEVTPIREVEGHPIGKGIRGEITARLQELYFRVVRGEEKGFEHWLDWV; the protein is encoded by the coding sequence ATGAGTATCAATCCAACCAAGTTCATTTGGATGGATGGAGAGCTGGTGCCCTGGGAAGAAGCTAAAGTACATCTCCTCACCCATACCCTCCACTACGGTTATGGGGTTTTTGAGGGAATAAGATGTTACAGGACTTCTAGAGGTCCGGCCATCTTCAGACTCAAGGATCACATGGAAAGACTTAGACGCTCTGCAGAAATAGTGGGAATGAAGCTTCCTTATTCGGTGGAAGAGCTGATAGAAGCTGCCAAACTCGTGGTTAGGGAGAACGGGCTGGAGGAGTGTTACATAAGACCCATCGCCTATTGCGGATACGGGGTCATGGGTTTGAGTCCTAGAGGAGCCCCGGTGAGGGTGGCGATAGCGGCTTGGCGATGGGGAACCTACCTGGGTGAAGAAGGACTCAAGAACGGGGTGAGGGTGAAGATTTCCCCCTACCGCAGGATTCACCCCTCCATCCTTCCCCCCCACGCCAAGCTGGTGGCAAACTATGCCAACTCCATCCTGGCCAAGCTGGATGCGTTGGATAATGGATATGATGAGGCCCTCATGCTCAATCTTTCCGGCAATATCTCGGAGGGGCCTGGCGAGAACATCTTCATAGTGGAAAGGGGGGTGTTGATTACCCCTCCAATTTCGGAATGTGCTTTACCTGGCATCACTAGGGACTCCGTCCTCCAACTGGCGATGAGGGAGGGTATACCCGCCAAGGAAGAACCCATCTCCCTGGAAAGGCTGTACAAAGCAGATGAAGCCTTTTTCACGGGTACGGCAGCTGAAGTCACACCCATAAGGGAAGTAGAGGGTCATCCCATAGGCAAGGGAATAAGGGGGGAAATAACGGCCAGGCTACAGGAGTTGTATTTCAGGGTGGTGAGGGGAGAGGAAAAGGGTTTTGAGCATTGGTTGGATTGGGTCTAA